One segment of Curtobacterium sp. MR_MD2014 DNA contains the following:
- a CDS encoding cytochrome c oxidase assembly protein, translated as MLLAVAAVTYGWWLVGARRRGARWSAWRTASFLVALLLFAVLQFGIVGRYDQELRWAFTLRLALLFFAVPTFAALAAPVSLLRLGGPAHWSAVADRVVHSRPIRVLGNAIVAPVVGLVLFAVLLTPLSAVVRESSVWAALVTVSVPVLGFTVLGPLSEPGVLRSSTFVTVEFLLAFVELLLDAVPGIVLRVSDHVLDGSLVHAVGQPWFPSPLRDQHLAGDLLWFIAEVADVPVLVMLFVRWQRTDRREARSVDALSDEEMAELTRAHLQRRG; from the coding sequence GTGCTGCTGGCGGTCGCCGCGGTGACCTACGGCTGGTGGCTCGTCGGCGCTCGACGCCGTGGGGCCCGGTGGTCCGCCTGGCGCACCGCGTCGTTCCTGGTCGCACTGCTGCTCTTCGCCGTGCTGCAGTTCGGCATCGTCGGGCGGTACGACCAGGAGCTCCGGTGGGCGTTCACGCTCCGGCTCGCCCTGTTGTTCTTCGCGGTTCCGACCTTCGCCGCCCTGGCCGCTCCCGTGTCCCTGCTGCGCCTGGGCGGACCCGCGCACTGGTCCGCCGTCGCCGACCGCGTGGTGCACTCCCGGCCGATCCGGGTGCTCGGCAACGCGATCGTCGCCCCCGTGGTCGGGCTGGTGCTCTTCGCGGTGCTGCTCACCCCGCTGTCGGCGGTCGTGCGCGAGTCGAGCGTGTGGGCCGCGCTCGTCACCGTGTCCGTGCCGGTGCTCGGCTTCACGGTGCTCGGGCCGCTGTCCGAGCCGGGGGTCCTCCGGAGTTCGACGTTCGTGACGGTCGAGTTCCTGCTCGCCTTCGTGGAGCTACTGCTCGACGCGGTCCCCGGCATCGTGCTGCGGGTGTCGGACCACGTGCTCGACGGGTCGCTCGTGCACGCCGTGGGGCAGCCGTGGTTCCCGTCCCCCCTGCGCGACCAGCACCTGGCGGGTGACCTGCTCTGGTTCATCGCCGAGGTCGCCGACGTCCCGGTGCTCGTGATGCTGTTCGTGCGGTGGCAGCGGACGGACCGCCGCGAGGCCCGCTCCGTGGACGCCCTGTCCGACGAGGAGATGGCCGAGCTGACCCGGGCGCACCTGCAGCGGCGGGGATGA
- a CDS encoding acyltransferase family protein yields the protein MSTKQGPSSRIDSVPASSAQDVRGIIAQRDLVVDLIRTACVVLVVVVHVTMVGVAVSADGIGVTSPLQEAAWYVPATWAGQVMPLFFAVGGFASAVGWRSTLARGGGARDFVATRLVRLYRPAVPLFVVLALGLGIATALGTSSELLAEVAFGIGSPLWFLAAYGITQYCVPVMARLHARAPFRTLSVLLVLATAVDTLRFATGTAEVGLLNLGPVWLFAQQLGFLWADGWFARRSRLLLAAVALAGYALLVPLTSVGLWAPDMLQDLNPPMLPLAVLAVSQVCLVQLVHRPLTRLMQTRPAQATVFVLGRDGMAIYLWHLPLYIALNGVALSLAVPFPDPGSVPWWATRPIALVVVLAAAIGVARALRRWDRPLPRLQPGTDRAGWPVVTAAALCTIGPAFVVMQWHLSFGVAVLGAVAVPVGVWLLGRTRPARTASAAVGPVGT from the coding sequence ATGTCCACGAAGCAGGGGCCTTCGTCGCGGATCGACTCCGTGCCGGCCAGCAGCGCTCAGGACGTCCGGGGGATCATCGCGCAGCGGGACCTGGTCGTCGACCTCATCAGGACGGCGTGCGTCGTCCTCGTCGTCGTCGTGCACGTCACGATGGTCGGGGTGGCGGTGTCGGCCGACGGCATCGGTGTCACGAGCCCGCTGCAGGAGGCGGCCTGGTACGTCCCCGCGACGTGGGCGGGCCAGGTGATGCCGCTGTTCTTCGCGGTCGGCGGGTTCGCGAGCGCAGTCGGGTGGCGCAGCACGCTCGCTCGGGGCGGCGGCGCGCGGGACTTCGTGGCGACGCGACTCGTGCGGCTCTACCGCCCGGCGGTGCCGCTGTTCGTGGTGCTGGCACTCGGCCTGGGCATCGCGACGGCCCTGGGCACCTCCTCGGAGCTGCTCGCCGAGGTCGCGTTCGGCATCGGCTCGCCGCTCTGGTTCCTCGCCGCGTACGGCATCACGCAGTACTGCGTGCCGGTGATGGCACGCCTGCACGCGCGAGCGCCGTTCCGCACGCTCAGTGTCCTGCTGGTCCTCGCGACGGCCGTCGACACGCTCCGCTTCGCGACCGGCACCGCCGAGGTCGGACTCCTCAACCTCGGCCCGGTGTGGCTCTTCGCGCAGCAGCTCGGGTTCCTCTGGGCGGACGGCTGGTTCGCCCGCCGCTCGAGGCTGCTGCTCGCGGCCGTCGCGCTGGCCGGGTACGCCCTCCTCGTCCCGCTGACGAGCGTCGGACTCTGGGCGCCGGACATGCTGCAGGACCTCAACCCGCCGATGCTGCCGCTGGCGGTGCTCGCGGTGTCGCAGGTCTGCCTCGTGCAGCTCGTGCACCGACCGCTCACCCGACTGATGCAGACCCGGCCGGCGCAGGCGACCGTGTTCGTGCTCGGTCGTGACGGCATGGCGATCTACCTCTGGCATCTGCCGCTGTACATCGCCCTCAACGGCGTCGCGCTGTCGCTCGCCGTCCCGTTCCCCGACCCGGGTTCCGTGCCGTGGTGGGCGACGCGGCCGATCGCACTCGTCGTCGTGCTGGCCGCGGCGATCGGTGTGGCCAGGGCGCTGCGCCGGTGGGACCGCCCGCTCCCCCGACTGCAGCCGGGGACCGACCGGGCGGGGTGGCCCGTGGTGACCGCCGCAGCGCTGTGCACGATCGGTCCGGCGTTCGTCGTGATGCAGTGGCACCTGTCCTTCGGCGTCGCGGTCCTCGGCGCGGTCGCCGTGCCGGTCGGGGTGTGGTTGCTCGGCCGGACCCGGCCCGCGCGGACAGCCTCGGCAGCCGTGGGACCAGTGGGCACCTGA
- a CDS encoding Fur family transcriptional regulator produces the protein MDADADLLRAAGLRVTTPRLAVLRASGSMPHATADDILTAVSVELPTTSHQAVYGVLGALTGAGLVRRIEPAGSPARYERRTGDNHHHIVCTMCGAVEDVDCAVGHAPCLTPSETHGFAVTTAEVTYWGICERCAAAERDDAQVVTA, from the coding sequence ATGGACGCCGACGCCGACCTGCTCCGGGCTGCCGGCCTGCGGGTGACGACGCCCCGGCTGGCCGTCCTGCGTGCCTCGGGATCGATGCCGCACGCGACCGCGGACGACATCCTCACCGCGGTCTCGGTCGAGCTGCCGACGACGAGCCACCAGGCCGTCTACGGGGTGCTGGGCGCCCTGACCGGCGCAGGACTCGTCCGGCGCATCGAGCCCGCGGGCAGTCCGGCGCGGTACGAGCGGCGCACCGGGGACAACCACCACCACATCGTCTGCACGATGTGCGGCGCGGTCGAGGACGTCGACTGCGCCGTCGGCCACGCCCCCTGCCTCACGCCGTCGGAAACGCACGGCTTCGCCGTCACGACGGCCGAGGTCACGTACTGGGGCATCTGCGAACGCTGCGCAGCGGCGGAACGCGACGACGCCCAGGTCGTCACGGCCTGA
- a CDS encoding catalase, whose product MSDQNTTGPAGTPTTTTNSGAPVSSDQHSMGVGADGPLALHDHYLVEKLAQFNRERVPERVVHAKGGGAFGTFTVTHDVSQYTRAAFLQPGKQTEMLARFSSVAGEQGSPDTWRDPRGFALKFYTEEGNYDLVGNNTPVFFIRDGIKFPDFIRSQKRLPGSHLRNHDMQWDFWTLSPESAHQVTWLMGDRGLPSSWRHMDGFSSHTYQWINAEGERFWVKYHFETQQGHKTLTQEDADRIAGEDADFHIRDLYEAIERQDFPKWVLKVQVMPYADAEGYRFNPFDLTKVWPHADYPLIEVGTMELNRNPENYFAQIEQAAFAPSNFVPGIAASPDKMLLARIFSYADAQRYRVGTNHAQLPVNAPKNEVHSYSKDGAMRFDFQKAEVPVYAPNTQGGAHADPTATDDVPGWESDGALQRSAATLHAEDDDFGQAGTLYREVLDDAARERLVGNIAGHVSKVTRDDLRERVFAYWTSVDGDLGARVRAAVAPSAPGSNEDPEKVAVEA is encoded by the coding sequence GTGTCCGACCAGAACACGACCGGCCCCGCCGGCACCCCCACCACGACGACCAACTCCGGCGCCCCCGTCTCGAGCGACCAGCACTCCATGGGTGTCGGCGCCGACGGCCCCCTCGCCCTCCACGACCACTACCTGGTCGAGAAGCTCGCCCAGTTCAACCGCGAGCGCGTCCCGGAGCGCGTCGTCCACGCGAAGGGCGGCGGTGCGTTCGGTACCTTCACCGTCACGCACGACGTCTCGCAGTACACGCGTGCCGCGTTCCTGCAGCCGGGCAAGCAGACCGAGATGCTCGCCCGCTTCTCGAGCGTCGCCGGTGAGCAGGGCTCCCCGGACACCTGGCGCGACCCCCGCGGCTTCGCGCTGAAGTTCTACACCGAAGAGGGCAACTACGACCTCGTCGGCAACAACACCCCGGTGTTCTTCATCCGCGACGGCATCAAGTTCCCCGACTTCATCCGCTCGCAGAAGCGCCTGCCGGGCAGCCACCTCCGCAACCACGACATGCAGTGGGACTTCTGGACCCTCTCCCCGGAGTCGGCCCACCAGGTCACGTGGCTCATGGGTGACCGCGGCCTGCCGTCGTCGTGGCGCCACATGGACGGCTTCAGCTCGCACACCTACCAGTGGATCAACGCCGAGGGCGAGCGCTTCTGGGTGAAGTACCACTTCGAGACGCAGCAGGGCCACAAGACCCTGACGCAGGAGGACGCCGACCGCATCGCCGGTGAGGACGCCGACTTCCACATCCGCGACCTCTACGAGGCGATCGAGCGCCAGGACTTCCCGAAGTGGGTCCTCAAGGTGCAGGTCATGCCGTACGCGGACGCCGAGGGCTACCGCTTCAACCCGTTCGACCTGACGAAGGTGTGGCCGCACGCGGACTACCCGCTCATCGAGGTCGGCACGATGGAGCTGAACCGCAACCCGGAGAACTACTTCGCGCAGATCGAGCAGGCCGCGTTCGCGCCGTCGAACTTCGTCCCCGGCATCGCGGCGAGCCCCGACAAGATGCTCCTCGCGCGCATCTTCAGCTACGCGGACGCCCAGCGCTACCGCGTCGGCACGAACCACGCGCAGCTGCCGGTGAACGCCCCGAAGAACGAGGTCCACTCGTACTCGAAGGACGGCGCCATGCGCTTCGACTTCCAGAAGGCCGAGGTACCGGTCTACGCGCCGAACACCCAGGGTGGAGCGCACGCCGACCCGACCGCGACGGACGACGTCCCGGGCTGGGAGTCCGACGGCGCGCTGCAGCGCTCCGCGGCGACCCTGCACGCGGAGGACGACGACTTCGGCCAGGCCGGCACGCTCTACCGTGAGGTCCTCGACGACGCCGCGCGTGAGCGCCTGGTCGGCAACATCGCCGGCCACGTCTCGAAGGTGACGCGCGACGACCTGCGCGAGCGCGTGTTCGCCTACTGGACCAGCGTCGACGGCGACCTGGGGGCGCGCGTGCGCGCCGCGGTCGCGCCGAGCGCGCCCGGTTCGAACGAGGACCCGGAGAAGGTCGCGGTCGAGGCGTAG
- a CDS encoding GNAT family N-acetyltransferase has protein sequence MSEDIRWEVVEESALSLPDHEAIAAMLGQAFPSWSHWYVGGRDYAGMQPERRVVGWGEDGTVLAHVGIRRMFVTVGGQDVLVGDTGIVAVSPRLQGSGVGRELLVRTRAVLEGLRVPYGFLGAGEDRIPFYAHMGWHEVDGAVGTFSAFTADGVGVNETEQGGWMLLPVEAQLEDWPTGEIMLNGQQV, from the coding sequence GTGAGCGAAGACATCCGGTGGGAGGTGGTCGAGGAGAGCGCACTGTCGCTCCCCGACCACGAGGCGATCGCAGCGATGCTCGGGCAGGCGTTCCCGAGCTGGTCGCACTGGTACGTGGGCGGCCGCGACTACGCCGGCATGCAGCCCGAGCGCCGCGTCGTCGGCTGGGGCGAGGACGGCACGGTGCTCGCGCACGTCGGGATCCGTCGGATGTTCGTCACGGTCGGTGGGCAGGACGTCCTGGTCGGCGACACCGGCATCGTCGCCGTCTCGCCGAGGCTGCAGGGCAGCGGGGTCGGCCGCGAGCTCCTCGTCCGCACCCGCGCCGTCCTCGAGGGACTCCGCGTGCCCTACGGCTTCCTCGGCGCCGGCGAGGACCGCATCCCCTTCTACGCGCACATGGGCTGGCACGAGGTCGACGGCGCCGTCGGCACGTTCTCGGCCTTCACGGCCGACGGGGTCGGTGTGAACGAGACCGAGCAGGGCGGCTGGATGCTCCTGCCGGTCGAGGCGCAGCTGGAGGACTGGCCGACGGGCGAGATCATGCTCAACGGACAGCAGGTCTAG
- a CDS encoding VOC family protein translates to MHTQDLLAADTGMGAVTLHVADLDTMVAYYRDGVGLTELTNAGGTAVLGRGSTPIVVLEHAPAMRHAAPHEAGLFHTAILFDTQADLAAALYSVATKYPQTFTGSADHLVSNAFYFHDPEGNGVELYWDRDRTEWSWTHGMVDMATIYVDPNAFVQEHLTSSALEAASTRPGRVGHVHLSVGDVATAKAFYVDRLGFATTAAMGDQALFVSAGGYHHHMAMNTWNSRGAGRRQQALGLGLVRIEVPGADDLGALVSRMHDTGVQTADDGRTVAFEDPWANRIEVTAPGRG, encoded by the coding sequence ATGCACACGCAGGACCTGCTCGCAGCCGACACCGGGATGGGCGCCGTCACGCTCCACGTGGCCGACCTCGACACGATGGTCGCCTACTACCGCGACGGCGTCGGCCTGACGGAGCTGACGAACGCGGGCGGGACCGCCGTGCTCGGTCGTGGGTCGACGCCGATCGTCGTCCTCGAGCACGCCCCCGCGATGCGGCACGCCGCCCCGCACGAGGCCGGGCTCTTCCACACCGCGATCCTGTTCGACACGCAGGCCGACCTGGCGGCAGCGCTGTACTCCGTCGCGACGAAGTACCCGCAGACCTTCACGGGCAGCGCCGACCACCTGGTCAGCAACGCGTTCTACTTCCATGACCCCGAGGGCAACGGCGTCGAGCTGTACTGGGACCGCGACCGCACCGAGTGGTCGTGGACGCACGGGATGGTCGACATGGCCACGATCTACGTCGACCCGAACGCCTTCGTGCAGGAACACCTGACCTCCTCGGCGCTCGAAGCGGCCAGCACGCGCCCCGGCCGGGTCGGCCACGTGCACCTGTCCGTGGGCGACGTCGCCACCGCGAAGGCGTTCTACGTCGACCGGCTCGGCTTCGCGACGACCGCGGCGATGGGCGACCAGGCGCTGTTCGTCAGCGCGGGCGGGTACCACCACCACATGGCGATGAACACGTGGAACTCCCGCGGGGCCGGGCGCCGGCAGCAGGCACTCGGGCTCGGGCTCGTGCGGATCGAGGTGCCGGGCGCGGACGACCTCGGCGCACTCGTGTCCCGCATGCACGACACCGGGGTGCAGACCGCGGACGACGGTCGGACCGTGGCGTTCGAGGACCCGTGGGCGAACCGCATCGAGGTGACCGCGCCCGGTCGCGGCTGA
- a CDS encoding SDR family oxidoreductase: MTHGPLTSRPLALVTGVGRRAGIGAAIATRLAADGWDLALSWWGPYDARVHGAADPDGVDAVVAEAERAGARVTRLPVDLADPEQAAALVGRAEAEAGVPVTAVVMSHCESVDSDFATTTVESFDRHLAVNVRAPFLVVQAYARRLREGAAVPEDRRRIVALTSDHVGFNLPYGTSKGALDRLIVGAALELGDVRVSANLVNPGPNDTGWMTDEIRRAAVAQTPLGRPSMPTDTAALVGFLLGPDGGWVNGQLLKTDGGFSAK; encoded by the coding sequence ATGACCCACGGACCGCTCACCAGCAGACCGCTCGCCCTGGTGACGGGCGTCGGCCGCCGCGCCGGGATCGGTGCCGCGATCGCGACGCGGCTCGCCGCCGACGGTTGGGACCTCGCCCTCTCGTGGTGGGGGCCGTACGACGCGCGCGTGCACGGCGCGGCCGACCCCGACGGGGTGGACGCGGTGGTCGCGGAGGCCGAGCGTGCGGGGGCACGGGTGACGCGCCTCCCGGTCGACCTGGCCGACCCCGAGCAGGCGGCCGCGCTCGTCGGCCGCGCCGAGGCAGAGGCCGGCGTGCCGGTGACCGCCGTGGTGATGTCGCACTGCGAGTCGGTCGACTCGGACTTCGCGACCACGACGGTGGAGTCGTTCGACCGGCACCTGGCGGTGAACGTGCGCGCGCCGTTCCTCGTCGTGCAGGCGTACGCGCGGCGGCTCCGCGAGGGTGCGGCCGTACCGGAGGACCGCCGTCGCATCGTCGCGCTGACGAGCGACCACGTCGGGTTCAACCTGCCGTACGGCACGAGCAAGGGCGCACTCGACCGGTTGATCGTCGGGGCTGCCCTCGAGCTCGGCGACGTCCGGGTGAGTGCGAACCTGGTGAACCCGGGCCCGAACGACACCGGGTGGATGACCGACGAGATCCGCCGAGCCGCCGTCGCGCAGACCCCGCTCGGGCGCCCGTCGATGCCGACCGACACCGCGGCGCTCGTCGGGTTCCTGCTCGGGCCGGACGGCGGGTGGGTGAACGGCCAGCTGCTCAAGACGGACGGCGGGTTCAGCGCGAAGTAG
- the lepB gene encoding signal peptidase I, which translates to MSEQTDESRAGRPVRSGWRFVRDLAVIVVVALLASFLVKAYLVRAFSIPSGSMERTLLIGDNVLVNELVPGVAPLRRGDVVVFRDPGDWLTSEQGDDLIKRVIGLPGDRVSCCDAQGRLSVNGHAVDEPYVVRPSDVDRVSAEDFDVTVPAGRIWVMGDNRYESADSRIHGTVPTADVVGRAFVVTWPVTRWSVLGRYGEEWDAVPDPR; encoded by the coding sequence TTGAGCGAGCAGACCGACGAGTCGCGTGCCGGACGACCGGTGCGGTCCGGGTGGCGCTTCGTCCGCGACCTGGCGGTCATCGTGGTCGTCGCGCTGCTGGCGTCCTTCCTGGTGAAGGCCTACCTGGTGCGGGCGTTCTCGATCCCGTCGGGCTCGATGGAGCGCACGCTGCTGATCGGGGACAACGTGCTGGTGAACGAGCTCGTGCCGGGCGTCGCGCCGCTCCGCCGGGGCGACGTCGTGGTCTTCCGCGACCCGGGCGACTGGCTGACCAGCGAGCAGGGCGACGACCTCATCAAGCGGGTGATCGGGCTGCCGGGCGACCGGGTGTCGTGCTGCGATGCCCAGGGACGGCTGTCCGTGAACGGCCACGCGGTCGACGAGCCGTACGTGGTCCGGCCGTCCGACGTGGACCGTGTCTCGGCGGAGGACTTCGACGTCACCGTGCCCGCGGGGCGGATCTGGGTGATGGGCGACAACCGGTACGAGTCGGCCGACTCGCGCATCCACGGGACGGTGCCGACGGCCGACGTCGTGGGCCGGGCGTTCGTCGTGACCTGGCCGGTCACGCGGTGGAGCGTGCTCGGCCGGTACGGCGAGGAGTGGGACGCGGTGCCCGACCCGCGGTGA
- a CDS encoding PP2C family protein-serine/threonine phosphatase, giving the protein MHQGTSPTSAGSSPDAVRRAALVAALDVVDGGPEERFERITRIAREAFGVSGSFLNLAGTEVLTIKSQQSDAVFGPTIPLRDTFCGRTLDQAGPIVVPDARADDRYADMPMVVEDPNVRFYAGVPLRVGDDHVKVGTLCLVDPQPRTLEPDDLALLEELGVWAERELAAGADEDRLRNVLAGLQPTPVTVPGYRIGGMSVPHGVVSGDLHEWHLAGDALHLTVADVMGKGMSAGLLAATIRGALLARPDEEPGRAIAALDEQVAPDLGRAESFATMFHGRLDPTSGRMDFVDAGHGLVLQMRADGRERTLLSNDLPIGLHPAGLTRSSGSLVLEQGDVLVLVSDGALELWDSTLQSLSRLGALWREEPEIDAFLGRVRARALEHDPGDDLTVVVLVRD; this is encoded by the coding sequence ATGCACCAGGGGACCTCACCGACCTCCGCCGGATCATCGCCCGACGCCGTCCGCCGCGCGGCCCTCGTCGCCGCGCTCGACGTCGTCGACGGCGGGCCCGAGGAACGCTTCGAGCGCATCACGCGGATCGCCCGCGAGGCGTTCGGTGTCTCGGGCTCCTTCCTCAACCTCGCCGGCACCGAGGTCCTCACCATCAAGTCGCAGCAGAGCGACGCCGTGTTCGGGCCGACCATCCCGCTCCGGGACACGTTCTGCGGCCGCACGCTCGACCAGGCCGGTCCGATCGTCGTACCGGATGCCCGCGCCGACGACCGGTACGCCGACATGCCGATGGTCGTCGAGGACCCCAACGTGCGCTTCTACGCCGGTGTGCCGCTCCGCGTCGGCGACGACCACGTCAAGGTCGGCACGCTCTGCCTGGTCGACCCGCAGCCCCGGACGCTGGAGCCCGACGACCTGGCGCTGCTCGAGGAGCTCGGCGTGTGGGCGGAGCGCGAGCTCGCGGCCGGCGCGGACGAGGACCGCCTCCGGAACGTCCTCGCCGGGCTGCAGCCCACGCCGGTCACGGTGCCGGGGTACCGGATCGGCGGCATGTCGGTCCCGCACGGGGTGGTCTCCGGCGACCTGCACGAGTGGCACCTCGCCGGTGACGCCCTGCACCTGACGGTCGCGGACGTGATGGGCAAGGGCATGTCCGCCGGGCTGCTGGCGGCGACGATCCGCGGAGCGCTCCTCGCGCGGCCGGACGAGGAGCCCGGGCGGGCGATCGCCGCCCTGGACGAGCAGGTCGCGCCGGACCTCGGCCGTGCCGAGTCGTTCGCCACCATGTTCCACGGCCGGCTCGATCCGACCAGCGGACGGATGGACTTCGTCGACGCCGGGCACGGCCTCGTCCTGCAGATGCGTGCGGACGGCCGTGAACGGACGCTCCTGTCGAACGACCTGCCGATCGGCCTGCACCCGGCCGGGCTCACCCGGTCGTCGGGGTCGCTCGTGCTCGAGCAGGGTGACGTCCTCGTGCTCGTCAGCGACGGTGCGCTCGAACTCTGGGACTCGACGCTGCAGTCGCTGTCCCGGCTCGGGGCCCTGTGGCGCGAGGAGCCCGAGATCGACGCGTTCCTGGGTCGGGTCCGCGCCCGTGCGCTCGAGCACGACCCCGGTGACGACCTGACGGTCGTCGTGCTCGTCCGCGACTGA
- a CDS encoding phosphoribosylaminoimidazolesuccinocarboxamide synthase, whose amino-acid sequence MSELPGWRHVSSGKVRELYVPAGVDDVASASELLLVASDRVSAYDFALEPPIPGKGELLTRLSRFWFDRIADVPNHLVDPGAGGTPVPESVAARSMHVLPLAMFPVECVVRGYLVGSGWAEYRETQSVCGVPLPAGLSEGDRLPEPIYTPAYKAPQGEHDENISFEQTVELVGREDAEALRDLSLRVYGEAAAIALEHDVVIADTKFEFGRDTDGTIRIADEVLTSDSSRYWDARSGSRTDSFDKQIVRDWLSANWDRQGTPPVLPAEIVDRTAARYAELIERLGA is encoded by the coding sequence GTGTCCGAGCTGCCCGGCTGGCGGCACGTCTCGTCGGGCAAGGTCCGCGAGCTCTACGTGCCCGCGGGCGTCGACGACGTCGCGAGCGCGTCGGAGCTGCTGCTCGTCGCCTCGGACCGGGTCAGCGCCTACGACTTCGCACTCGAACCCCCGATCCCCGGCAAGGGCGAGCTCCTGACACGGCTGTCGCGCTTCTGGTTCGACCGCATCGCGGACGTCCCGAACCACCTGGTCGACCCCGGTGCCGGCGGGACCCCGGTGCCGGAGTCCGTGGCCGCCAGGTCCATGCACGTGCTGCCGCTCGCCATGTTCCCGGTCGAGTGCGTCGTCCGGGGGTACCTGGTCGGCAGCGGTTGGGCGGAGTACCGCGAGACGCAGAGCGTGTGCGGTGTCCCCCTGCCCGCGGGGCTGTCCGAGGGCGACCGCCTGCCCGAGCCGATCTACACCCCGGCCTACAAGGCGCCGCAGGGCGAGCACGACGAGAACATCTCCTTCGAGCAGACCGTCGAGCTCGTCGGGCGCGAGGACGCCGAGGCCCTCCGCGACCTGTCGCTGCGCGTCTACGGCGAGGCGGCGGCGATCGCCCTCGAGCACGACGTCGTGATCGCCGACACGAAGTTCGAGTTCGGCCGCGACACCGACGGCACGATCCGGATCGCGGACGAGGTCCTGACCAGCGACTCCAGCCGCTACTGGGACGCCCGCTCCGGCAGCCGCACGGACTCGTTCGACAAGCAGATCGTGCGCGACTGGCTCAGCGCGAACTGGGACCGCCAGGGCACCCCGCCGGTGCTGCCGGCGGAGATCGTGGACCGCACGGCCGCCCGCTACGCGGAGCTCATCGAGCGCCTCGGCGCCTGA
- the purD gene encoding phosphoribosylamine--glycine ligase, translating to MRILVLGSGAREHAIITALLAERAGHVITVAPGNAGIATDVETVSLDPTNGELIAEYAIENGVELVVVGPEAPLIAGVADPLRTRGIPVFGPSRAAAQLEGSKAFAKRIMAEAGVPTGRPVYAGTVDEAVAAIDELGAPYVVKADGLAAGKGVLVTEDRQAAVDHATYWLQHGRVVVEEFLDGEEVSLFFLSDGHDVRALSPAQDHKRLGDGDTGPNTGGMGAYSPLPWLAERWESEQAFVAEVTELVALPTVRRLEHEGTPFIGLLYCGLIVTEQGVRVIEFNARFGDPETQVVLPRLTTPLSALLTAAATGQLASAPQPAFSTDVAVTVVLASEGYPENPHTGRVITGIDAAEAREGVSVAHAATAVLDDDLVATGGRVLSVVATGTDFAQARERAYAGLGDIALQGAQYRTDIAAKVAR from the coding sequence GTGCGAATCCTCGTCCTCGGTTCCGGTGCCCGCGAGCACGCGATCATCACGGCCCTCCTCGCAGAGCGGGCCGGACACGTCATCACGGTGGCCCCCGGCAACGCCGGCATCGCCACCGACGTCGAGACCGTGTCGCTCGACCCCACGAACGGCGAGCTGATCGCCGAGTACGCGATCGAGAACGGCGTGGAGCTCGTGGTCGTCGGGCCCGAGGCGCCGTTGATCGCCGGGGTCGCCGACCCGCTCCGGACCCGGGGCATCCCGGTGTTCGGCCCGAGCCGTGCGGCCGCCCAGCTCGAGGGGTCGAAGGCGTTCGCGAAGCGCATCATGGCCGAGGCCGGGGTCCCGACCGGACGCCCCGTGTACGCCGGCACGGTGGACGAGGCCGTGGCCGCGATCGACGAGCTCGGGGCACCGTACGTGGTCAAGGCCGACGGGCTCGCCGCGGGCAAGGGCGTCCTGGTGACCGAGGACCGGCAGGCGGCCGTCGACCACGCCACGTACTGGCTGCAGCACGGCCGCGTGGTGGTCGAGGAGTTCCTCGACGGCGAAGAGGTCTCGCTGTTCTTCCTGAGCGACGGGCACGACGTCCGGGCACTCAGCCCCGCACAGGACCACAAGCGCCTGGGCGACGGGGACACCGGTCCGAACACCGGCGGCATGGGCGCCTACTCCCCGCTCCCGTGGCTCGCCGAGCGGTGGGAGTCCGAGCAGGCGTTCGTCGCCGAGGTCACCGAGCTCGTGGCGCTCCCCACCGTCCGTCGACTCGAGCACGAGGGGACGCCGTTCATCGGCCTGCTCTACTGCGGGCTCATCGTGACCGAACAGGGCGTCCGCGTCATCGAGTTCAACGCCCGCTTCGGCGACCCGGAGACCCAGGTCGTGCTCCCCCGCCTGACCACGCCGCTCAGCGCCCTGCTGACGGCGGCCGCGACCGGACAGCTCGCGTCGGCTCCGCAACCGGCGTTCAGCACCGACGTCGCGGTCACGGTGGTGCTCGCGAGCGAGGGCTACCCGGAGAACCCGCACACCGGTCGGGTCATCACCGGCATCGACGCTGCCGAGGCGCGCGAGGGCGTGTCCGTGGCGCACGCCGCGACCGCCGTGCTCGACGACGACCTCGTCGCCACCGGCGGCCGGGTGCTGAGCGTCGTCGCGACGGGCACCGACTTCGCACAGGCCCGGGAGCGCGCCTACGCCGGACTCGGCGACATCGCGCTCCAGGGGGCGCAGTACCGCACCGACATCGCCGCGAAGGTCGCACGGTGA